GAATCAGCGATGGTTCCGAACTGCGACACCAACGGAGGAAAGCATGTTGACCGAGGAGCGCGTAAGGGATCAGCTCAGGAACGTCATCGACCCGGAGATCGGGATGGACCTTGTGGAGCTGGGTCTGATCTACGACGTCGGCGTCCACGACGACGGTCGCCACATAGACGTTACTTTCAGCCTCACCAGCCCGATGTGTCCGGTAGGGGATCTTATCCAGGAGCAGGTCGAGACGGAATCCCTCGCCATCGAGGGCGTCGAGACGGTTAACGCTCAGCTCTCCTTTGACCCGATGTGGAGCCCGGAGATGATGAGCCCCGCCGCCAAGCTTTTCTTCGGCAGGTAGAAGATAACGACCGGAACCGAACACCTCCTCGCCTGCCCCGACGGGGTGATGGCCGGGATTGTTCGGCGTCTCGGGCCGCTTGACCGGGAGGCCCGCAGGCGCGGCAGGCCGGAGGACGGCTACGGCGCGCTTCTTCGCACCATCGTCGGACAGCAGCTCTCCGTGAAGGCCGCCGCGAGCATCTACGCAAAGGTAACCGCGCTCTACGGCGGCGCGCCGCCCGCACCGGAGCAGCTCCTCTCCACCGGCGAAGAGGAACTCCGGGCCTGCGGTCTCTCCCGGCCGAAGATCTCGTACCTTCGGGATCTCGCGCGTCGCACCACGGAGGGTGAGATGCGATTCAGCGAGATGGACGGGATGCCCGACGCAGAAGTCATAGCACGGCTGACGGCGGTAAAGGGCCTCGGACGCTGGAGCGCCGATATGTTCCTTATGTTCCACCTCAGAAGACCGGACGTGCTCCCCGTGGGAGACCTCGGCGTCCGGCGGGCGATCGAGCGGGCCTACAACCTCCCCGAACTCCCCGGCCCCGGGGAGATGGAGCAGATCGCCGGACCCTGGCGACCGCATCGTACCCTTGCGAGCCTCTATCTGTGGGAGTCGCTCGACAACGTACCGGCCTGAACCTTCAGGGAGCGAGGATGACCGCAGCACTTCTTATAGACATAAACGGCACGCTCACCGCCGCAGACGAGCCGCTCGCCGGGGCGATCGAGACGATGGCGCGGATCAGAGAAGCCGGAATACCGTATCGCTACACCTCCAACATAGACAGCCGCCCGAGAGCCGAGGTGGCGGGCTGGCTGGCCTCGCTCGGCTTTCCGGTCGGGGAGGGGGAGGTCTTCACCCCGGTTGTTGCGGCGGCGCGGGGTCTTCGGGGTCTTGGATGTCATCCGCTTGTAAACAAGGGCGTATTGTCGGACCTTGGCGGCGTGGAGTTCGAACACGGACAGGCCAGCGACGGTAGGAGCGCCGAGGCGGTGCTTGTCGGGGACGTAAGAGAGGGCTTCACCTACGAAAACCTGGACCGGGCGTTCGGGCATCTCGCGGCGGGGGCCGGTCTGTACGCCCTGCAGAAAAACCGCTTTCGTCAGAGCGGGGCTCCGGGCGGCGTCTCGCTCGATACGGGGGCCTTCGTCGCCGCGCTGGAGTACGCCAGCGGAAAAACCGCGACCGTCTTCGGCAAGCCCGAAGCGGCGTTCTTCGATCTCGCCGTCAAAGACCTCGCCGTGGAACGCCGGTCGGTCTTCGTGGTCGGGGACGATCCCGCCTCCGACGTAGCCGGTGCGCAGGCTGCGGGCCTCTTGGCCGTGCAGGTCAAGACCGGGAAGTACGACCCCGACGTAGACCCCGGCGCGGACTACACCCTGAACGCTTTCTCCGACCTCCCGGAGTTGATCGGTCTGTAACCCCGGTTCGGCGGCGGGCTCTGCGGGTAGCATCCCGTACAAAAGAGAACCCGAAACCGGGAGGCAGCATGAAGACCGTCGAAATAGAGGTAAGGACCAGCGACCGCTACGAGTTCGTCTCGATCACGGACAGAGTAAAGGAAGCCGTGCGCGACCTCGGACCGCAGAACGGCCTCTGCGTTATAGCCTCGACCCACACGACCGCCGGGATCACCGTAAACGAGGACTTCGACCCGGATGTCCGCCGCGACCTGAGGACGGCGAGCGAAGCCCTTATAAACTCCCTCGACGTTACTTTCCGCCACGCCGAGGGCAACAGCGACTCGCATCTCCTTACAAGCTTCTTCGGCCCCTCCGAGACCCTCACCGTAACCGACGGGTCTCTCGACCTCGGACGCTGGCAGGGCGTCTACCTCTGCGAGTTCGACGGTCCGAGAAACCGCACCGTCCGGCTCTCGGTCCTGGAAGGCTGAGCCGTTACCGGAGCATCCGGCGGGCGTCCGCGAGCCGCTGCCCGGCGGAGACAAAGACCATCGCGGCAAACGCCCAGCTCAAGAGCGGGACGTGCTGCGGCAGGAGCAGCACCAGCACGCCGTAGGCTACCGTCTCGAAGCCCTCCGCAAGCGACCTCCTGAAGTGCAAACCGCGCTCCGTGCCTCGCTCCGCCTTCAGGCGTTCCAGGACGCTCGACAGCGCAAGAAACGCCGAGCCGTTCAGGTAGTAGGCGAAAAACAGAACGACAAGGGCGAGCCGGGCGTCCGGGTGCTGAACGGCTAGCGCGACGAGCAGGCCGCCGTAGAGGGCGAAATCCGCCGTTATGTCAAGGTAGGAGCCAAGCTCGGAGTCTTCGCCGCGCAGCCGGGCGACCTCGCCGTCGAGGCCGTCGAGCAGGCGGTTCACGAGCCAGAGGCCGAGCGCGAGCCCGTTCGTCCCGGCCGCCACGCAGACAAGGCAGACAAGACCTACGCCGAAACCCAGACCGGTAACGGCGTTTGCCGACAGACGGCCGGCGAGCGGCCCTGCAAGCGGCCGGTAGAAGGGCTTCGCACCCCTGCGCAGTTCTTCATCGAGCATGGTGCGGATAATAGCCCCCGCGCCGGAGCCGCGCCGCGACGTGGGAGGTGCTGCGGCGGAGCGACAGAAGAGAGTATCCGGCTTTGGAGTAGCGGATAATTCCTATAGAATAAGAGGACGAAACGCAACAGACGACGTACAGGCTGGTAGAGGTAAAGGCACCGGGAGGTAGCTGAGATGGGCAAGCTTACAAAGGGAGGGCTCGCGCTGGGAGGTGCGGTTCTCGGGGCCGCGGCCCTGAGGAGGGTCTTGAACCCGCCGCCGCGCTACGCGCCGTGGGAGAAGCCCCGCTACCGCGACTTCGAAAAGAAAGTCCTTGTTATCGGGGGCGGTTTCGGCGGCTACACGGCGGCGAAGAAGCTGTGTGAGATCACGCGTGGCCGCGAGGACGTGGGGACGCTCGTGTTGTCGAGGGACAACTTCTTTACCTTCTGGCCGATGGTGCCGGGCATCGTGTCGAGCGACATAGACGCAAGAAACGTCGCGCAGCCCCTCCGGCGCGCGCTGATCCGCAGCGGCGCGAGCTTTCGGCGGGCGGCGGTCAGGGAAGTGGACTTCGAAAACAAGAAAGTCATCGCCGCCGACGGCATAGACTTCCCCTACGACCAGCTTCTCATCTCCGTCGGGGCCCAGCCGAACTTCTTCGGCATCCCGGGCGTCGAGGAGCACGCTATGAGCATGCGCGGCGTCTCGGACGCGGAGAAGATAAGGAACCGCGTCATCGAACGCTTCGAGGAAGTCTCTCTGACAAGGGGCGACGTACCGGACAGCAAGCTCGCGTTCGTCGTTATCGGGGCCGGGGCGACGGGGGTTGAGATAGCGACCGAGATCCACCACCTGGTCCACGCGAACCTCGCGCCCGACTACCCGAACATAGACCCGAACCGCGTACGGGTCTATCTGGTCGAGGGGCTGCCCCAGATCCTCCCGGAACTCGACCCGGTTCTGCAGCGGACGGCCCGCACGAGGCTCCACAGCCAGAACATCGAGGTCCGGTGCTCGACGATGGCCGAAGAAGTCACCGGCGACCGGGTGAGGATCAAAGGCGGCGGTGAGATCCTCTCCGAGAACATCATCTGGACCGCCGGGGCGCGCCCGAACTCGCTTGTTGAAGAACTCGGCCTCCCGCTCGACGGTCGAAACGGGGTGAAGGTGGACGAGTACCTCAAGGTAGACGGCATGGAGGACGTGTGGGTTATAGGCGACTGCGCCTCCATCCCGGACATTCGCCCGAAGGAGGCCGGCGGCACCGACCGTCCCATCCCGCCGAACGCTCAGGCCGCCATCCAGGAGGGTTACGTCGCCGCAAACAACATCCTCGCCGCAATAGACAACGACGAGGCCCGGATGCAGAGGTTCGAGTACAAGCCGATAGGTCAGCTTGTAGAACTCGGGAGCGACTTCGCCGTAAACGAAGTCATGGGCGTGAAGTTCAGCGGCATACTCGCCGCGCTCTTCTGGCGGGCTGCTTACCTTGTGCGGCTCAACAGCCCGCAGAGCAAGGCCCGGATCGCTGCCGACTGGCTGCTCGGGTACTTCCTGAAGCCAGCCGTTACGCAGGTGCGAGGCTCCAACCAGGACTAGGGCGTTTGCCGGGTCGCCGGGTCCCCTGCTTGAGAGGCGGGGGTTCCCGTGCTAAGTTCTTCGGCGGCACGACGGACCGTAAACCCGGGGAAGAAGGGAGGAAAGATGACGCTCGCGAACCAGCTTACGCTGGCGCGGATAGTGGCCATAGTGCCGCTCATGCTCGCGCTCTACCTCCCGTTCCCCGGACACAACTTCGTCGTGCTTGCGATCTACCTTCTCGCCCTTCTGACCGACTACCTCGACGGGGTCTTTGCCCGCCGCCAGAACAAGGTGACCGGCTTCGGCAAGCTGATGGATTCCATAGCCGACAAGGCCCTTATCGTCTCGCTTTTCTTTGTGCTGGTCGAGTTCGGGCTGATGGCCTCGTGGATGGCCGCCGTCATGGTCATCCGGGAGTTTGCCGTCACGGGCCTCAGGATGGTCGCCCTTGAAACCGGAGAGGTCATCGCGGCGAACGGCTGGGGCAAGGCGAAGATGAACGCCCAGAGCCTCGCGGTCTTTATCCTGCTGCTGGCGAACACGGGGGCGTTCGTGCCGGCCTTCCTCGCAGGGTTCGGCTGGTGGGTGATGTTCGTGGCCGTGATCCTGACCCTTGTCTCCGGCTGGTCGTACCTGAAGGACACGCCAAGGATACTCTCGGCCCAGTCCCAAAGAGATCAGCGGCTCTAGCGCAACGACGAGTAGTACAGGAACCCCGACCGCAGACGGTCGGGTGAGATCGAGAGTGTGCGACCTTTGGAACCTCCAGAATTCTCCGAAGAGATGAAGCTCGCCCCGCCGGGCCGCAGCCCGGAGCGAAAGCTCAGGCCCTCGGAACTAGAGGCCGTCCTCAGGCGTTCGTCCCAGTTGAACTCCCTCCGCTGGAGTCGGACCCGCAAGGATGGCCCGGTGATCTCCCCGCAGGTTGCGGCTCAGGTGGCCGCCGCAGCGGGGATACCGGAGGAGGATGTTCGCCGTGCCCTCGGAGAACTCTTTACCCGCAAGGCCGCCGACCCGCCCAGCCTGCACCGGACGCTGCTCGGTCCGGCGCGGGTCCGGGCGGTGCGGGACATCCCGCATCCGGCCTGGCAGACAAACGAGTTTCTGGAGGAACTGCTTCACAGGGACGCCGAGCTCAAGCTTCGCTACCGCTCCGGGGGTGCCTCCGTCTGGGAGCCGGGGAGCGCGGGGAGCGTTATGCGCCGGACCCTCGATATCTCCGCCGACCGGCCGCTGCTCAAGACCCGGAACGTGGAGCTGATGATAGAGGAGACCGATGAGGGGCGATGTGCGGTTGACTTTATAGCCGACCTCTCAAACCAGCGTTCGGAGCAGGCCTCGCTCGCGGTGCTGCTCGGCGTTACCTTTGCGGTGATGTTTCTGCTCGCCGGGATACAGAACCCCCTTTTCCTGCTCGGCATCGTGCCGGCCCTGCTTGCCCCGGCGGGTGGCTTCCGGCTTGCCTACGCCAAGTCCCGCCACGACACCCTGCGCGTCCTCGACGCGCTCCAGGACGCCGCAGAGGCCGGGATGCCCAGAGAACCGCGCCCCTCCGAGCGCGGCCCGAGGCGGCCCGGTGAGATCCAGGGCCTCAAGCCCATCCCGCGCTTCGTCCCCCAGAACCCCGGCGAAGCCGCAGACCCGAAGAAAGACCCGAAAACGTAATCCCCTGAAGCCCCGGGTAAGAAGCCGCTCAGGGCTTATAGTAGAGGCATGCCAGAGAACGTCCTGAAAGAGATCTTCGGCTTCGACGCCTTCCGTCCGGGACAGGAAGAGGTCGTCCGCTCGGTGCTGGAAGACCGCGACACCCTTGCGGTCATGCCGACCGGCGGCGGTAAAAGCCTGTGCTACCAGGTTCCGGCCCTTATGCGCGACAGCCTCACGGTCATAGTCTCCCCGCTTATCTCGCTTATGAAGGATCAGGTGGACTCCCTTGTGCAGAACGAGGTCGCCGGGGCCGCAGCCCTGAACTCGGGGCTCTCGCCGGAGGAACGCTGGGATGTAGAACGGCGGGTTCGGAGCGGGGAGATCAAAATGCTCTACGTCGCTCCCGAACGGCTGCGTTCCCTTGAGTTCGTTCTCTCCCTTAAACGCGCCGGCGTCGGCCTCTTTGTCGTGGACGAGGCCCACTGCGTCTCGGAGTGGGGCCACGACTTCCGGCCCGACTACCTTTTCCTGCCGCGCGTCGTGCGTGACCTCGGGCGTCCCCCCGTTCTGGCCCTCACGGCGACGGCGACCCCGAAGGTGCGCAGGGACATAGCCCGCTCGATGGAGATGCGCGATCCGAAGGTCGTTGTGACGAGCTTTGACCGTCCGAACCTCACGTACCGCGTCGTTCCGGTCGGCAAAAAAACCGAGAAGATAGCGCGCATCGTACCCGAAGTGCGGCGGCTCAGGCCGCCGGGCATCGTCTACGCCCTTTCTCGCAAGGAGTGCGAGGAGATAGCCTCCGGGCTGCGACGCTACGGCATCGAGGCCGCCCCATACCACGCCGGACTACCCGCTGCCGAGCGGGCGGAGATCCAGGAAAAATTCATGACCGACGAGGTTCCGGTCGTGGTCGCCACGGTGGCGTTCGGGATGGGTGTGGACAAGCCGAACGTCCGGTTCGTTATCCACGCAACGGTCCCCGGGAGCCTGCCGGCGTACATCCAGGAGGCCGGACGGGCCGGTCGCGACGGCGAGGCAAGCGAGTGCGTAATGCTGAGCCGTCCGGCGGACTTCGGGCGGCGCAAGCGGCTTATCTCCCTCTCGGCCACCGACGAGGAGTCATCGGTCCGGCTCTACGGCTCGCTTGCCCGCTTCGCCCGCGAGGGGCGGGTCAACGCCCCGGCCCAGATGCTGGCGTCCGGCGCCGGGCTGGACCCGGACGCCGCCGGGGTTCTTCTGCGCGCGCTTGAAGAGGCCGGTGCGCTTGTGCGGGGCTACGACCTCTGGAATTCCCTGGAGGTGCGGCGGCTCGACGAGAGACCGGACGGGCTTAAAGACGGCGTTGACCGGGTTCACGCCGCGCTTCCGGGCGTCGGTGAAATCTCGCTCGTCGAGCTTGCAGGCAAGGCCGGGGTGCGCCCGGCGGTCGCTCAGGGGGCCGTTTATTCCATGATGGTGGACGGGACCGTCGAGGCCGTCCCGAGGGGCGCGGTCGTTGATATCCGGCTCGGCTCCGACTCGCTCGGGGGCGGTGTGAGGTACGCCATATCCTCCCGCCTCCGGCGCCTGAACTCCGCGGCTTACGACCAGGTCGGCAACATGGAGGGCTACGCCGACCTTTCCACCTGCCGCCGGGAATACCTTCTCGGACACTTCGGAGAGAACGCGACGCTCGCTCCGTGCGGCGGCTGTGATATCTGCCTCGGGGACTCGGAGAGGGCCGCCCCGGCCGCAGGACCCCCTCGGGGCTTCGAGCCGGAGCGTCCCCCGGCGGATGTTGAACTCCTTGAAAAGCTCAAAGCCTGGCGCAAGGAACAGGCGAAGGCTCAGAGCGTTCCGGCCTACGTTGTCTTTAGAAACTCCCACTTGGAGGAGATATCGGCGGTCAAGCCAACCGATTCCCGGCAGCTCGGCGAGGTCTCCGGCGTAGGACTCCGCCGCGCGGCCCGCTACGGCGACGAACTGCTCGCCATCATCGCCGCCCACCAGGCCGGAGGGGAAGCGGGTGACGCGTCGCGCTCGCCGGACCAACCGAATCGTCTGTCCCCCGGCTACGAGCATCACCTCGAAAAAGCCCGCGGGCTGGCCCGGACCGGGCGCGGTTCGGAGGCGGTCACGGAGCTGGTCCGCGCCATCGAAGTCGGAGGGGCGGCAGCGAGGGAGAAGATAGACCGGGCGTTGTCGCTCGGGGAAATTTCAGCTGGCAAAGAGAGCGAAAACGAACAGGAGGCCGGATGAGGCTCGGAGAAAAGAAAGTCGCGGTGCTTATAGCGGAGGGTTTCGAGGATCTCGAATACTGGGTTACGGTGATGCGACTCCGGGAGGAGGGCGCGGAGGTCGTAACGGTCGGGATGAGCCTTGAGCCCGTGAAGGGTAAGAACGCGCTCGAAGGCTCGGCGGACGCGCTCGCCG
This sequence is a window from Rubrobacter indicoceani. Protein-coding genes within it:
- a CDS encoding metal-sulfur cluster assembly factor, which codes for MLTEERVRDQLRNVIDPEIGMDLVELGLIYDVGVHDDGRHIDVTFSLTSPMCPVGDLIQEQVETESLAIEGVETVNAQLSFDPMWSPEMMSPAAKLFFGR
- a CDS encoding DNA-3-methyladenine glycosylase family protein; this translates as MAGIVRRLGPLDREARRRGRPEDGYGALLRTIVGQQLSVKAAASIYAKVTALYGGAPPAPEQLLSTGEEELRACGLSRPKISYLRDLARRTTEGEMRFSEMDGMPDAEVIARLTAVKGLGRWSADMFLMFHLRRPDVLPVGDLGVRRAIERAYNLPELPGPGEMEQIAGPWRPHRTLASLYLWESLDNVPA
- a CDS encoding HAD hydrolase-like protein, with protein sequence MTAALLIDINGTLTAADEPLAGAIETMARIREAGIPYRYTSNIDSRPRAEVAGWLASLGFPVGEGEVFTPVVAAARGLRGLGCHPLVNKGVLSDLGGVEFEHGQASDGRSAEAVLVGDVREGFTYENLDRAFGHLAAGAGLYALQKNRFRQSGAPGGVSLDTGAFVAALEYASGKTATVFGKPEAAFFDLAVKDLAVERRSVFVVGDDPASDVAGAQAAGLLAVQVKTGKYDPDVDPGADYTLNAFSDLPELIGL
- a CDS encoding secondary thiamine-phosphate synthase enzyme YjbQ; translation: MKTVEIEVRTSDRYEFVSITDRVKEAVRDLGPQNGLCVIASTHTTAGITVNEDFDPDVRRDLRTASEALINSLDVTFRHAEGNSDSHLLTSFFGPSETLTVTDGSLDLGRWQGVYLCEFDGPRNRTVRLSVLEG
- a CDS encoding CDP-alcohol phosphatidyltransferase family protein, coding for MLDEELRRGAKPFYRPLAGPLAGRLSANAVTGLGFGVGLVCLVCVAAGTNGLALGLWLVNRLLDGLDGEVARLRGEDSELGSYLDITADFALYGGLLVALAVQHPDARLALVVLFFAYYLNGSAFLALSSVLERLKAERGTERGLHFRRSLAEGFETVAYGVLVLLLPQHVPLLSWAFAAMVFVSAGQRLADARRMLR
- a CDS encoding NAD(P)/FAD-dependent oxidoreductase — translated: MGKLTKGGLALGGAVLGAAALRRVLNPPPRYAPWEKPRYRDFEKKVLVIGGGFGGYTAAKKLCEITRGREDVGTLVLSRDNFFTFWPMVPGIVSSDIDARNVAQPLRRALIRSGASFRRAAVREVDFENKKVIAADGIDFPYDQLLISVGAQPNFFGIPGVEEHAMSMRGVSDAEKIRNRVIERFEEVSLTRGDVPDSKLAFVVIGAGATGVEIATEIHHLVHANLAPDYPNIDPNRVRVYLVEGLPQILPELDPVLQRTARTRLHSQNIEVRCSTMAEEVTGDRVRIKGGGEILSENIIWTAGARPNSLVEELGLPLDGRNGVKVDEYLKVDGMEDVWVIGDCASIPDIRPKEAGGTDRPIPPNAQAAIQEGYVAANNILAAIDNDEARMQRFEYKPIGQLVELGSDFAVNEVMGVKFSGILAALFWRAAYLVRLNSPQSKARIAADWLLGYFLKPAVTQVRGSNQD
- the pgsA gene encoding CDP-diacylglycerol--glycerol-3-phosphate 3-phosphatidyltransferase, with translation MTLANQLTLARIVAIVPLMLALYLPFPGHNFVVLAIYLLALLTDYLDGVFARRQNKVTGFGKLMDSIADKALIVSLFFVLVEFGLMASWMAAVMVIREFAVTGLRMVALETGEVIAANGWGKAKMNAQSLAVFILLLANTGAFVPAFLAGFGWWVMFVAVILTLVSGWSYLKDTPRILSAQSQRDQRL
- a CDS encoding RecQ family ATP-dependent DNA helicase, which produces MPENVLKEIFGFDAFRPGQEEVVRSVLEDRDTLAVMPTGGGKSLCYQVPALMRDSLTVIVSPLISLMKDQVDSLVQNEVAGAAALNSGLSPEERWDVERRVRSGEIKMLYVAPERLRSLEFVLSLKRAGVGLFVVDEAHCVSEWGHDFRPDYLFLPRVVRDLGRPPVLALTATATPKVRRDIARSMEMRDPKVVVTSFDRPNLTYRVVPVGKKTEKIARIVPEVRRLRPPGIVYALSRKECEEIASGLRRYGIEAAPYHAGLPAAERAEIQEKFMTDEVPVVVATVAFGMGVDKPNVRFVIHATVPGSLPAYIQEAGRAGRDGEASECVMLSRPADFGRRKRLISLSATDEESSVRLYGSLARFAREGRVNAPAQMLASGAGLDPDAAGVLLRALEEAGALVRGYDLWNSLEVRRLDERPDGLKDGVDRVHAALPGVGEISLVELAGKAGVRPAVAQGAVYSMMVDGTVEAVPRGAVVDIRLGSDSLGGGVRYAISSRLRRLNSAAYDQVGNMEGYADLSTCRREYLLGHFGENATLAPCGGCDICLGDSERAAPAAGPPRGFEPERPPADVELLEKLKAWRKEQAKAQSVPAYVVFRNSHLEEISAVKPTDSRQLGEVSGVGLRRAARYGDELLAIIAAHQAGGEAGDASRSPDQPNRLSPGYEHHLEKARGLARTGRGSEAVTELVRAIEVGGAAAREKIDRALSLGEISAGKESENEQEAG